A genomic segment from Desulfonatronum lacustre DSM 10312 encodes:
- a CDS encoding 2-isopropylmalate synthase yields MSDSRVLFFDTTLRDGEQSPGATMSMPEKIRLARQLEILGVDIIEAGFPAASQGDFEAVQAISRAVKDCQVAGLCRATPGDIDRAWEAIKDGANPRIHTFLATSPLHMEYKLRKSPDQVLEMAEAAVRHAVKYTSNVEFSAEDASRSEWDFLATVVERVIAAGARTINIPDTVGYAQPDEFGALIRYLLEKVPNSDQAVFSVHCHNDLGLGVANTLAALRAGARQAEVTLSGIGERAGNAALEEVVMALNVRKDVYNLTTTIKTEQLFPSCRLLSLVIGRPIPANKAVVGSNAFAHESGIHQDGMLKHRSTYEIMTPESIGRSGTEMVLGKHSGRHALKKRLEELGYRLDEDQVDLVFQALKRLADKKEQIATEDIEALVLEEIYRIPDKYKLLYLSVLSGNMAIPTAAMKLEVDGQEKQLADFGVGPIDAVFHTIAKLCCRDPKLLQFSVNAITGGTDAQGEVTVRIEEQGASAVGRGADPDIIVASAKAYLNALNRIAKKMEEKICPRP; encoded by the coding sequence ATGAGCGATTCACGAGTACTTTTCTTCGATACCACCTTGCGCGACGGCGAGCAGTCGCCCGGCGCGACCATGAGCATGCCGGAAAAAATCCGGCTGGCCCGGCAGTTGGAAATTTTGGGCGTGGACATCATCGAGGCCGGGTTTCCTGCCGCCAGTCAGGGGGACTTTGAAGCGGTCCAGGCCATCAGCCGGGCGGTCAAGGACTGCCAGGTGGCCGGGCTGTGCCGGGCCACGCCCGGGGACATCGACCGGGCCTGGGAGGCCATCAAGGACGGGGCGAACCCGCGTATCCACACCTTTCTGGCCACCTCGCCCCTGCACATGGAGTACAAGCTGCGCAAGTCTCCGGATCAGGTTCTGGAGATGGCCGAGGCCGCGGTGCGCCATGCGGTCAAATATACCTCCAATGTGGAATTTTCCGCCGAGGACGCCTCTCGATCCGAATGGGATTTCCTGGCCACGGTGGTGGAGCGGGTCATTGCCGCCGGGGCCAGGACCATCAACATCCCCGACACCGTGGGGTATGCCCAGCCCGACGAGTTCGGCGCCCTGATCCGCTATTTGCTGGAAAAGGTGCCCAACAGCGACCAGGCCGTATTCAGCGTGCATTGCCACAATGATTTGGGCCTGGGCGTGGCCAACACCCTGGCGGCCTTGCGCGCCGGGGCCCGGCAGGCCGAGGTGACCCTGAGCGGGATCGGCGAGCGGGCCGGAAACGCGGCCCTGGAAGAAGTGGTCATGGCCCTGAACGTGCGCAAGGACGTCTACAACCTGACCACGACCATCAAGACCGAGCAACTCTTTCCCTCCTGCCGCCTGCTGTCCCTGGTCATCGGTCGGCCCATCCCGGCGAACAAGGCCGTGGTCGGCTCCAACGCCTTTGCCCACGAGTCCGGCATCCACCAGGACGGGATGCTCAAGCACCGCTCCACCTACGAGATCATGACTCCGGAAAGCATCGGCCGTTCCGGCACGGAAATGGTCCTGGGCAAGCATTCCGGTCGGCATGCCCTGAAGAAGCGGCTGGAGGAGCTGGGCTACCGGCTGGACGAGGACCAGGTGGACCTGGTCTTTCAGGCTCTGAAGCGTTTGGCGGACAAGAAGGAGCAGATCGCCACCGAGGACATCGAGGCTCTGGTCCTGGAGGAAATCTACCGCATTCCGGACAAGTACAAGCTGCTTTACCTGAGCGTGCTCTCCGGGAACATGGCCATTCCCACCGCGGCCATGAAGCTGGAGGTGGACGGCCAGGAGAAGCAGTTGGCGGACTTCGGCGTCGGCCCCATCGACGCGGTCTTCCATACCATTGCCAAGCTCTGCTGCCGAGATCCCAAACTGTTGCAGTTCTCGGTCAACGCCATTACCGGGGGCACGGACGCCCAGGGCGAGGTGACCGTGCGTATTGAGGAACAGGGGGCTTCGGCCGTGGGCAGGGGCGCTGATCCGGACATCATCGTGGCCAGCGCCAAGGCCTACCTGAACGCCCTGAACCGCATCGCCAAAAAAATGGAGGAAAAAATATGCCCCAGACCTTAG
- a CDS encoding potassium channel family protein: protein MKYLPSQIIALLQTNKAKRDLRILLKFIVVLLTLVTVYSILFHVIMVHHEGRSYSWVAGVYWTLVTMSTLGFGDIIFHTDLGLIFSLVVLLSGVVFLLVMLPFTFIQFFYAPWLEAQSKSRTIRTLPEDTANHVIIVGIDPICLSLVGKLKQYGRTSYLVVGDQQDAQGLHEQGFKVVLGELDDIETYRRIQADKAALIVVNHTEDKINTNIVYTLRELCEKTPIVSNASDDDSVDILELAGSSHVYQFTKMLGQSLARRVLGVSMRANIIGRFDDLLIAEVPAMRSSLEGKTILESRLRELTGITVAGVWERGKYKVPLPDTMISASTVLVLAGSDQQLAVYDETFGGYATSEAPVLILGGGRVGRAAADTLKARGVAYKIVEKNIRAIKGREDEYVHGSAADLDTLRKAGIDTAPAVIVTTHDDDMNIYLTIYCRRLRPDIQIITRATLDRNISKLHRAGADLVMSYASLGVTSITNYLLQDNTLMVSEGLNIFKLRAPKKLVGKTLEQSNIRQKTGCNVIAIDNKGQLNINPSPGSSIEPDTELIMIGNAEAEQCFMGSFTNGD from the coding sequence ATGAAGTATCTTCCCTCCCAGATCATCGCCCTGCTTCAAACAAACAAGGCCAAGCGGGACTTGCGGATTCTGTTGAAGTTCATCGTGGTCCTGCTGACATTGGTCACGGTTTACAGCATTCTGTTCCATGTGATCATGGTCCACCACGAGGGGCGCTCCTATTCCTGGGTGGCCGGCGTCTACTGGACGTTGGTCACCATGAGCACTCTGGGGTTCGGGGACATCATCTTCCATACGGATTTAGGGCTGATATTTTCCCTTGTGGTTCTGCTTTCCGGCGTGGTTTTTCTGCTGGTGATGCTGCCGTTCACTTTCATCCAGTTTTTTTACGCTCCCTGGCTTGAAGCCCAGTCCAAGTCACGGACCATTCGCACCCTGCCCGAGGACACGGCGAACCACGTGATCATCGTGGGTATCGATCCGATCTGTTTGAGCCTGGTGGGCAAGCTGAAGCAGTACGGGCGGACCAGTTATCTGGTTGTCGGCGATCAGCAAGACGCCCAGGGTTTGCATGAGCAGGGCTTCAAGGTCGTGCTCGGCGAACTGGACGATATTGAGACGTACCGCCGGATTCAGGCCGACAAGGCGGCCTTGATCGTGGTGAATCACACTGAGGACAAGATCAACACCAACATCGTCTATACCCTGCGTGAACTGTGCGAAAAAACGCCCATCGTATCCAACGCCTCGGATGACGATTCCGTGGATATTCTTGAACTGGCCGGCAGCAGCCACGTCTACCAGTTCACCAAGATGCTCGGACAGTCCCTGGCCCGACGGGTCCTGGGCGTGAGCATGCGGGCGAACATCATCGGTCGGTTCGATGATCTGCTCATCGCCGAAGTCCCGGCCATGCGCAGTTCGTTGGAGGGCAAGACCATTCTGGAAAGCCGGTTGCGGGAGCTGACCGGGATCACCGTGGCCGGGGTCTGGGAGCGGGGCAAGTACAAGGTGCCCTTACCGGATACCATGATTTCCGCCTCTACTGTCCTTGTCCTGGCAGGCTCGGATCAGCAGCTGGCCGTGTATGACGAAACATTCGGCGGCTACGCGACCAGCGAGGCGCCGGTACTGATTTTGGGCGGCGGACGGGTCGGCAGGGCCGCGGCGGATACGCTCAAGGCCCGCGGGGTGGCTTATAAGATCGTGGAAAAAAACATTCGCGCCATCAAGGGCCGGGAAGACGAGTACGTCCACGGCAGCGCCGCGGACCTGGACACCCTGCGCAAGGCGGGCATCGACACCGCGCCCGCGGTGATCGTGACCACGCATGACGACGACATGAACATCTACCTTACCATTTATTGTCGTCGCCTCCGGCCGGACATTCAGATCATCACCCGCGCCACGTTGGATCGAAATATTTCCAAGCTGCACCGGGCCGGAGCCGACCTGGTGATGTCCTACGCCTCCCTGGGCGTGACCAGCATTACGAACTACCTGTTGCAGGACAACACCTTGATGGTCTCCGAAGGGCTGAACATCTTCAAGTTGCGCGCGCCCAAAAAACTGGTCGGAAAAACCTTGGAGCAAAGCAATATCCGTCAGAAGACCGGTTGCAACGTGATCGCCATCGACAACAAGGGCCAACTGAACATCAACCCCTCGCCAGGCAGCTCTATTGAACCTGACACGGAATTGATCATGATCGGCAATGCCGAGGCGGAGCAGTGTTTCATGGGGTCATTTACCAATGGAGACTGA
- the pssA gene encoding CDP-diacylglycerol--serine O-phosphatidyltransferase has product MNRPNQPICKGVYLLPNLFTTASLFSGFLAIIWAIEGQFLYSALAILVSCVLDGMDGMVARLTHSTSEFGVQLDSLADLVAFGVAPAIMVYMWQLQEFGRLGLLASFLIVACGALRLARFNVQSGKISQKYFIGLPIPAAACVLATLVLFSTQSPALLEDKYGTITLVLVYMLSFLMVSRVRYPSLKEFDGIRSHPFRTTVAAMLIFVVIASEPKVLGFLFFLTYLISGLVLSFLILPYRKVRLLRESPHELP; this is encoded by the coding sequence GTGAACCGTCCGAATCAGCCCATCTGTAAAGGAGTCTACCTCCTCCCCAACCTCTTCACCACCGCCAGCCTGTTCTCCGGCTTTCTGGCGATCATCTGGGCCATTGAAGGGCAGTTCTTGTATAGCGCCCTGGCCATTTTGGTCAGTTGTGTTCTGGACGGCATGGACGGAATGGTCGCCCGCCTGACCCACTCCACCAGCGAGTTCGGCGTCCAGCTGGACTCTCTGGCCGACCTGGTCGCTTTCGGCGTGGCCCCGGCGATCATGGTCTACATGTGGCAGTTGCAGGAATTCGGACGTCTTGGCTTGCTGGCCTCCTTCCTGATCGTGGCCTGCGGCGCGTTGCGGCTGGCCAGGTTCAACGTTCAATCCGGAAAGATCTCCCAGAAATACTTCATCGGCCTTCCCATTCCCGCCGCGGCCTGCGTCCTTGCTACCCTGGTCCTGTTCAGCACCCAATCCCCGGCCCTTCTCGAAGACAAGTACGGCACGATCACCCTGGTTTTGGTGTACATGCTTTCCTTTTTGATGGTCAGTCGGGTGCGTTATCCGTCTTTGAAAGAATTCGACGGTATTCGCAGCCATCCGTTCCGGACCACCGTGGCGGCCATGCTGATCTTCGTGGTCATCGCTTCCGAACCCAAGGTTTTGGGATTCCTGTTTTTTCTGACCTACCTGATTTCCGGGTTGGTCCTCTCCTTCCTGATTCTACCTTATCGCAAAGTCCGTCTGCTACGGGAGTCCCCTCATGAACTCCCGTAA
- a CDS encoding phosphatidylserine decarboxylase family protein produces MRQSSPGLAKEGLPYIGLGAFVTLILAVLGWGVPAVIALILTILTLNFFRDPERVTPQEPGLAVAPADGKIVFIGPAVDPATGQVRTKVSIFMNVFNVHVNRTPVTGRVERITYFPGKFLNAALDKASEDNERNQFRIVDEHGHGWTVVQIAGLVARRIVCWAEEGDDVRRGQRVGLIKFGSRVDLYLPDAYEVCVTKQQQTCAGLTAMAKLKAQTNTTESS; encoded by the coding sequence ATGCGCCAATCTTCGCCCGGGCTCGCCAAAGAGGGCCTGCCGTATATCGGACTGGGGGCCTTCGTGACATTGATCCTGGCCGTTCTCGGCTGGGGAGTTCCTGCTGTAATCGCCCTGATCCTGACGATCCTGACCTTGAACTTTTTCCGTGACCCGGAGCGGGTCACGCCCCAGGAACCGGGCCTTGCCGTGGCACCGGCGGACGGCAAGATCGTCTTCATCGGCCCCGCCGTCGATCCGGCCACGGGCCAGGTGCGGACAAAGGTCTCCATCTTCATGAACGTGTTCAACGTACATGTGAACCGGACTCCGGTGACCGGGCGGGTGGAAAGGATCACCTATTTTCCCGGAAAATTCCTGAACGCGGCCTTGGACAAGGCCTCCGAGGACAACGAGCGCAATCAGTTTCGGATCGTGGACGAGCACGGCCATGGCTGGACCGTGGTTCAGATAGCGGGCTTGGTGGCCCGACGGATTGTTTGCTGGGCTGAAGAGGGCGACGACGTGCGGCGCGGGCAGCGTGTTGGATTGATTAAATTCGGCTCCAGGGTTGACCTTTACCTCCCGGATGCTTATGAAGTTTGCGTAACGAAACAGCAACAAACCTGCGCCGGCCTGACGGCCATGGCCAAGCTGAAAGCCCAAACCAACACCACCGAGTCCTCGTGA
- a CDS encoding DUF4079 family protein: MVYYIHPLWQFAATILAVYVFYLGWPRLLAAFSGKKAAFLWKRHVSLGLITLTALLVGLIGGAAVTAYFWGGIGYTQHHYWIGLALGPLMIFGLVSGLLLDRQKGKYKRLPVLHGVNNAVVLFLALVQIWTGLNVVRFFILD; this comes from the coding sequence ATGGTCTACTACATTCATCCGCTTTGGCAGTTTGCGGCGACCATTCTCGCCGTGTATGTTTTTTACCTGGGATGGCCGCGACTCCTGGCCGCTTTCTCCGGGAAAAAGGCGGCATTTCTCTGGAAACGCCATGTATCCCTCGGACTGATCACGCTGACGGCTCTTCTGGTCGGCTTGATCGGCGGCGCGGCGGTCACGGCGTATTTCTGGGGAGGAATCGGCTATACCCAGCACCATTACTGGATCGGCCTGGCCTTGGGGCCGCTGATGATCTTCGGCCTGGTCAGCGGGCTGCTGCTGGACAGGCAGAAGGGAAAGTATAAAAGACTGCCTGTTCTGCACGGGGTGAACAACGCCGTCGTGCTGTTCCTGGCCTTGGTTCAGATCTGGACCGGACTCAACGTGGTGCGGTTTTTCATCCTGGATTAG